The Ignavibacteriales bacterium genome includes a region encoding these proteins:
- a CDS encoding efflux RND transporter periplasmic adaptor subunit has product METKNADLSSLKINRSSNENYESSGGSKKLLKSIVYLLAALILIIAGYFGYNSLFSSTIEVKLTTVVFRSPSESNAVLTASGYVVAQRKAAVASKGTGRLVYLGVVEGDKVRKDQIIARLEDNDIKAQLEQARANLRVTEADLKDSERNFNRQKELLKANASTQQELDAAESRYLRVLATIEVAKAQVTAAEVALENMLIRAPFDGTVLTKNADVGEIVAPFAASASSKAAVVLLADMSSLQVEADVSESNIERIKLNQNCEIVLDAYPDKHYPGFVAKVVPTADRSKATVMVKIGFRDYDNRVLPEMSAKVLFLNAADKKINVEEKSVLVVPSTSVVNIDGRTFVYVVRNDMIEELTISTGRNFGGFTEIKSGLNQGDRIVESIPEKLKAGVKVKVN; this is encoded by the coding sequence ATGGAAACAAAGAATGCAGACTTATCTTCTTTAAAGATCAATCGCTCATCAAATGAAAATTATGAATCATCCGGTGGATCGAAAAAATTATTGAAATCAATTGTGTATTTATTAGCTGCACTTATACTAATTATTGCGGGGTATTTCGGTTATAATTCTTTGTTTAGCTCTACTATCGAAGTTAAATTAACAACAGTGGTATTTAGATCTCCCTCGGAATCAAATGCTGTACTTACAGCAAGTGGGTATGTAGTTGCACAAAGGAAAGCAGCGGTTGCTTCTAAAGGTACTGGAAGATTAGTTTATCTTGGTGTTGTTGAAGGTGATAAAGTAAGAAAAGATCAAATAATTGCCAGGTTAGAAGATAACGATATTAAAGCGCAGCTTGAACAGGCACGGGCTAATTTAAGAGTAACCGAAGCTGACTTGAAAGATTCTGAAAGAAATTTTAACAGACAAAAAGAATTGCTTAAAGCAAATGCTTCAACCCAGCAAGAACTTGATGCAGCAGAATCTCGTTACCTTAGAGTTCTTGCAACAATTGAAGTTGCAAAAGCACAGGTTACAGCAGCGGAGGTTGCGTTAGAAAACATGCTAATCCGTGCACCATTTGACGGAACTGTTTTAACTAAGAATGCTGATGTTGGTGAAATTGTTGCTCCTTTTGCAGCAAGTGCCTCATCCAAAGCGGCTGTAGTTTTGTTGGCTGATATGAGTTCACTTCAAGTTGAAGCTGATGTTTCCGAATCCAATATTGAAAGGATAAAATTAAACCAAAACTGCGAAATTGTACTTGATGCTTATCCCGATAAACACTATCCGGGTTTTGTGGCTAAAGTTGTTCCAACAGCTGATAGATCTAAGGCAACTGTTATGGTTAAAATTGGATTTAGGGATTACGACAACCGTGTTCTTCCGGAAATGAGTGCGAAAGTTTTATTCCTTAATGCTGCTGACAAGAAAATAAATGTTGAAGAGAAATCCGTATTGGTTGTTCCGTCAACTTCAGTGGTAAATATCGATGGAAGAACTTTTGTTTATGTAGTAAGAAATGATATGATTGAAGAATTGACAATTTCAACTGGAAGAAATTTTGGCGGATTTACTGAAATAAAATCTGGACTAAACCAGGGAGATCGTATTGTAGAATCAATTCCGGAAAAGCTTAAAGCTGGAGTAAAAGTAAAAGTGAATTAG
- a CDS encoding ABC transporter ATP-binding protein gives MAEIINVNNVFKSYWRDSFEIPVLNDITFGVEEGEFLALMGPSGSGKTTLLNLIGGIDKPTKGNVIINNTNIASLGESALAKWRANNIGFVFQFYNLLPVLTAYENVELPLLLTKLSKAERRKHVESALDIVGLADRMKHYPKQLSGGQEQRVAIARAIVTDPLILIADEPTGDLDKISAVEILMLLERLNKEFKKTIVMVTHDPRAAEKAHLIRHLDKGDLV, from the coding sequence ATGGCAGAAATAATTAATGTTAACAATGTTTTTAAATCTTACTGGAGAGATAGTTTTGAAATTCCAGTACTTAATGATATTACTTTTGGTGTGGAAGAAGGAGAATTTCTTGCTCTGATGGGTCCTTCGGGTTCCGGCAAAACAACACTTTTAAATCTAATTGGCGGAATAGATAAACCTACTAAAGGAAATGTTATAATTAACAACACCAACATTGCCAGTCTTGGAGAATCAGCTCTTGCTAAATGGAGAGCAAATAATATTGGATTCGTTTTCCAGTTTTATAATTTGCTACCTGTACTAACTGCCTATGAAAACGTTGAGCTGCCATTGCTGCTAACAAAATTATCAAAAGCAGAAAGAAGAAAACATGTTGAATCTGCATTGGATATAGTTGGATTAGCTGATCGAATGAAACACTATCCTAAACAACTATCTGGCGGGCAGGAACAGCGTGTAGCAATAGCCCGGGCTATTGTAACTGATCCGCTGATTCTTATTGCAGATGAACCAACTGGCGATCTTGATAAGATTTCTGCGGTAGAAATTTTAATGCTGCTTGAGCGATTGAATAAAGAATTTAAGAAAACAATTGTAATGGTAACACACGATCCCCGCGCCGCAGAAAAAGCGCATCTAATTCGTCATCTTGATAAAGGCGATTTGGTTTAG
- a CDS encoding ABC transporter permease, protein MKIFKLIFKNAQRHKLRTLLTILGIAIAVIAFGLLRTVVTAWNVGVEASSANRMITRQAVSFIFPLPYAYLDKIKQVPGIETVSYANWFGGVYKDKNQFFARMAVDAETMFEVYPEFLLSKQELETFKKERNSCIVGRDIAKQYNFKIGSIITLEGDIFPGRWDFVVRGIYQPRDKTTDATQMFFHWQYIDERMKQESPARAGDVGWYILKIKDPSQSGRISNEIDALFKNSTAETKTETERAFAQGFMGAVSSIITAMNVMSFVIIGIIMLVLGNTMIMAARERTREYAVFKTLGFNAKHIIGLILGESLLISALGGGVGLLFTFPIITGFEANIPKGFFPVFQIEPITVILAGSSALLIGILASIFPIQRALTTKIVDGFRHVG, encoded by the coding sequence ATGAAAATATTTAAATTGATTTTTAAAAATGCACAACGTCATAAGCTTCGTACTCTCTTAACAATCCTTGGAATAGCCATTGCAGTTATTGCATTTGGATTATTAAGAACTGTAGTTACAGCCTGGAATGTAGGTGTAGAAGCTTCTTCTGCCAACAGGATGATTACTCGTCAGGCAGTTTCGTTCATCTTCCCGTTACCTTATGCTTATCTGGATAAAATAAAACAAGTACCTGGGATTGAAACGGTATCTTATGCTAATTGGTTTGGCGGAGTTTACAAGGATAAAAACCAGTTCTTTGCCCGTATGGCTGTTGATGCTGAAACGATGTTTGAAGTGTACCCTGAATTCCTTTTATCCAAACAGGAATTGGAAACATTTAAGAAGGAAAGAAACTCTTGTATAGTTGGGCGCGATATTGCAAAGCAGTATAATTTTAAAATCGGTTCTATAATAACGCTTGAAGGCGACATATTCCCCGGCAGATGGGATTTTGTAGTTAGAGGAATTTATCAGCCGCGTGATAAAACTACCGATGCAACTCAAATGTTTTTTCACTGGCAGTATATTGATGAAAGGATGAAACAAGAATCACCTGCAAGAGCCGGTGATGTTGGATGGTATATTCTTAAAATAAAAGATCCTTCTCAGTCCGGAAGAATTTCCAACGAGATTGATGCTCTTTTCAAAAATTCCACTGCTGAAACTAAAACTGAAACTGAAAGAGCATTTGCACAGGGATTTATGGGTGCAGTCAGTTCAATTATTACTGCAATGAATGTTATGTCATTTGTAATTATTGGAATTATAATGCTGGTACTTGGCAACACAATGATAATGGCTGCACGAGAAAGAACAAGAGAATATGCGGTATTTAAAACTTTGGGATTTAACGCCAAGCATATTATCGGATTAATTCTTGGTGAGTCACTTTTAATTTCAGCTCTTGGCGGCGGTGTTGGATTATTATTTACTTTTCCAATAATCACTGGTTTCGAAGCTAATATACCAAAAGGATTTTTTCCGGTTTTTCAGATTGAACCAATTACTGTCATCCTTGCTGGTTCATCTGCTTTATTGATTGGAATTCTTGCTTCAATATTCCCAATTCAAAGAGCACTTACAACAAAAATTGTTGATGGATTCCGGCACGTTGGATAA
- a CDS encoding nucleotidyltransferase domain-containing protein, whose protein sequence is MNNEKINYIINELKYLLSQKHNDFKGIYYYGSRRRKDNQEDSDYDLMFVFNREVDRKLKEEIVHLLYSYELENDIIIDCRVYSADDIENIYTPFTHNVKKEGLFYGV, encoded by the coding sequence ATGAATAATGAAAAGATCAATTATATTATCAACGAATTAAAATATTTGCTTTCGCAAAAGCACAACGATTTTAAGGGCATTTATTATTATGGATCAAGAAGACGCAAGGACAACCAAGAAGATTCGGATTACGATCTAATGTTTGTATTTAATAGAGAAGTTGACCGTAAATTAAAAGAAGAGATAGTACATTTGCTTTATAGCTATGAACTGGAAAATGATATAATTATTGATTGCAGAGTTTATTCAGCCGACGATATTGAAAATATTTATACTCCATTTACACATAATGTTAAAAAAGAAGGACTGTTTTATGGAGTATAG
- a CDS encoding DUF1684 domain-containing protein translates to MKKFIILFCISILFFTSCGKKYSTEEREYINKIEKIRMEKDYKLKNDPDSPFNLDPKAHLEPLKYFDVDPEFVFKSRLFEYQQKDTLKIYGTKGDYRKVLKFGYVNINYKSKNYKINVYKGTTTDGLVYFTIWFTDKTTNKETYGVGRYISFEKNDDANYVYTIDFNLAHNPFCAYCSLFSCAIPTKEDYIALAIDAGEKKFHE, encoded by the coding sequence ATGAAAAAATTTATCATTTTATTTTGTATTTCAATTTTGTTTTTCACTTCCTGCGGAAAAAAATATTCAACTGAGGAAAGAGAATACATTAATAAAATTGAAAAGATTCGGATGGAAAAAGATTATAAATTGAAGAATGACCCGGATTCTCCATTTAACCTGGATCCAAAAGCGCATTTAGAACCTTTAAAATATTTTGACGTTGACCCAGAATTTGTTTTTAAGAGTAGGCTATTCGAATATCAACAAAAGGATACTTTAAAAATTTATGGGACCAAAGGAGATTATCGAAAAGTATTAAAATTTGGTTATGTGAATATAAATTATAAATCGAAGAATTATAAAATTAATGTTTATAAAGGTACAACTACAGATGGACTGGTATATTTCACCATTTGGTTTACTGACAAAACGACCAACAAAGAAACTTATGGTGTAGGAAGATATATTAGTTTTGAAAAAAATGATGATGCAAATTATGTTTATACAATTGATTTTAACTTAGCACATAACCCGTTTTGTGCATACTGCAGTCTTTTTAGCTGCGCTATTCCAACTAAAGAAGATTATATCGCTCTGGCAATAGATGCCGGTGAAAAGAAATTTCATGAATAA
- a CDS encoding HEPN domain-containing protein produces MEYSKGDFIKYRVGRSKETVEEAKLLMENNKLFAAQNRIYYAIFYIVSALASKDGFSTSKHHQLLGWFNKNYIKTGKLSQEIGEIYKNQFVYRTDSDYNDFIKLKIEDVQANFDNMIIFINTLEKLFLET; encoded by the coding sequence ATGGAGTATAGTAAAGGGGATTTTATAAAGTACAGAGTTGGCAGATCAAAAGAAACCGTAGAAGAAGCAAAACTGCTGATGGAGAATAATAAACTATTCGCTGCACAGAATCGGATTTATTATGCGATCTTCTATATTGTTTCTGCCCTTGCAAGTAAAGACGGATTTTCTACTTCAAAACATCATCAGCTTTTAGGATGGTTTAATAAAAATTATATTAAAACCGGAAAACTTTCGCAAGAGATAGGCGAGATTTACAAAAATCAATTTGTATACAGAACTGATAGTGATTATAATGACTTTATCAAATTAAAAATAGAAGATGTACAAGCTAATTTTGATAATATGATTATTTTTATTAATACTCTTGAAAAATTATTTTTAGAAACTTAA
- the aroF gene encoding 3-deoxy-7-phosphoheptulonate synthase, with translation MVVVLEKNASEQQIEDIIKHLESYGFDVHKSTGIESIVLGAIGVKPDFDTRMVEVLDGVKEVHRITEPFKLASRSFKKDNTTIKIKDVEIGGNEIIVMAGPCSVENEYQINLLAEIVAKEGGKILRGGAFKPRSSPYSFQGLGEAGLKMMRIAADKNDLLVITEVMQIEQIDLVEHYTDIFQVGARNMQNYPLLSELGKASKPVMLKRGLAATIEEWMMSAEYILSKGNKNVMLCERGIRTFETYTRNTFDLSAVPVVHKKSHLPVVADPSHATGYRDQVIPMARAAVAAGADAIIVEIHHDPDKALSDGPQALLPEQYTKMMKEIKAIASAIGRKI, from the coding sequence GTGGTTGTAGTTTTAGAAAAAAATGCTTCTGAACAGCAAATTGAAGATATAATAAAACATCTTGAGAGCTATGGATTCGATGTTCATAAATCCACAGGTATTGAATCGATTGTGCTCGGAGCAATTGGAGTAAAACCCGATTTTGATACACGCATGGTTGAAGTTCTTGATGGAGTAAAAGAAGTTCACAGAATTACTGAACCATTCAAACTTGCAAGCAGAAGTTTTAAAAAAGACAATACAACAATAAAAATAAAAGATGTTGAAATCGGTGGTAACGAAATAATTGTAATGGCGGGACCTTGCTCAGTAGAAAATGAATATCAGATTAATTTATTGGCTGAAATAGTTGCAAAAGAAGGGGGGAAAATTTTACGCGGCGGTGCTTTCAAACCGAGAAGTTCTCCGTATTCATTCCAGGGATTAGGTGAAGCCGGACTTAAAATGATGCGTATTGCTGCGGACAAAAATGATCTACTGGTAATTACTGAAGTTATGCAAATTGAACAGATTGACCTTGTTGAACATTACACGGATATCTTTCAGGTAGGCGCACGTAACATGCAAAACTATCCGCTGTTAAGTGAACTTGGAAAAGCAAGCAAACCTGTTATGTTAAAACGTGGATTAGCTGCAACAATTGAAGAATGGATGATGTCAGCTGAATACATTTTATCCAAAGGCAACAAAAATGTAATGCTATGCGAAAGAGGAATCAGAACGTTTGAGACTTACACTCGCAACACATTTGATTTATCAGCCGTACCAGTCGTGCATAAAAAAAGCCACCTCCCAGTTGTTGCAGATCCATCTCACGCAACAGGATACAGGGACCAGGTGATTCCGATGGCTCGTGCTGCAGTTGCTGCCGGAGCTGATGCAATTATTGTGGAAATTCATCACGATCCGGACAAAGCTCTTTCAGATGGACCGCAGGCATTATTGCCAGAACAGTACACTAAAATGATGAAAGAAATCAAAGCCATTGCTTCTGCAATTGGAAGAAAGATATAG
- a CDS encoding OmpA family protein, which produces MKNLFCFSIIVLIIGVNNVYGQFDISKKIKKEVEKRVNKNIDQGIDTTLNKVEKGIKGDDKKKDMTQQEDKNKKQVAEEQKSSGKETENNIQFTSSSKYDFVPGEKIILFDDFSQDAVGDFPALWTANAPGEINTLSIAPGNWFNLNSGDGNYFLLKNIDFPKNFIIEFDIVPKKTGGRIAAGLILYGEDKHKEMDNNPHPGNGGIIISIEKGGWNTLGYKTGESSNITGSSTLNPVEPEKVNHVIIWVQNRRFRIYYKEAKVLDMPTNIYDETKLNRLCFRLSRGASCGSYISNFRITDASPDMRSKLLTEGKLVSYGIYFDVNKDVVKTESYGTIKGIATILQENPTVKIKIVGHTDSDGEDKSNLDLSKRRAASVKNVLVKDFSIDAARIETDGKGEGEPIAQNDTAANKSLNRRVEFIKL; this is translated from the coding sequence ATGAAAAACTTATTTTGCTTTTCAATTATCGTCTTAATTATTGGTGTTAACAACGTCTACGGACAATTTGACATTAGTAAAAAAATTAAAAAAGAAGTTGAAAAACGTGTTAATAAAAATATTGACCAGGGAATTGACACAACGCTAAATAAGGTTGAAAAAGGTATAAAGGGGGATGATAAGAAGAAAGACATGACGCAACAGGAAGATAAAAATAAAAAACAGGTAGCTGAAGAACAAAAGAGTTCTGGCAAAGAAACCGAAAATAATATTCAGTTTACAAGTTCGTCAAAATATGATTTTGTACCTGGCGAAAAGATAATCCTCTTTGATGATTTCAGCCAGGATGCCGTTGGCGATTTCCCAGCTTTGTGGACTGCAAATGCTCCTGGTGAGATTAATACATTGAGCATAGCCCCGGGGAATTGGTTCAATCTGAATAGTGGAGATGGGAATTATTTTCTATTAAAAAATATTGATTTTCCAAAAAATTTCATCATTGAATTTGATATTGTTCCTAAAAAAACTGGAGGACGTATTGCTGCTGGACTTATATTGTATGGAGAAGATAAGCATAAGGAAATGGATAATAACCCTCATCCTGGGAATGGCGGCATAATTATCTCCATTGAAAAAGGAGGTTGGAACACATTAGGATACAAAACAGGTGAAAGTAGTAATATTACAGGATCGTCAACGTTGAATCCAGTCGAACCGGAAAAAGTTAATCACGTTATTATCTGGGTACAAAACCGAAGATTCAGGATTTATTACAAAGAAGCAAAAGTTTTGGATATGCCCACAAATATTTATGATGAAACTAAACTTAATCGACTTTGTTTCAGATTATCAAGAGGTGCTTCCTGCGGTTCATACATATCAAATTTCAGAATTACCGATGCATCACCCGATATGCGAAGCAAACTCCTTACAGAAGGCAAATTGGTTAGCTATGGAATTTATTTTGATGTAAATAAAGATGTAGTGAAAACCGAATCGTACGGCACCATTAAAGGGATTGCAACTATTCTACAAGAAAATCCAACCGTAAAAATTAAAATTGTTGGTCATACGGATTCTGATGGTGAGGATAAATCAAATCTGGATTTATCTAAACGCCGTGCCGCTTCTGTAAAGAATGTCTTGGTAAAAGATTTTAGTATTGATGCAGCAAGAATAGAAACAGATGGAAAAGGAGAAGGCGAACCAATTGCACAAAATGATACTGCTGCTAATAAATCGCTGAACAGAAGAGTTGAGTTTATAAAGTTGTAA
- the mutS gene encoding DNA mismatch repair protein MutS yields the protein MSTPLMAQYHKIKENHPDTILLFRVGDFFETFEEDAKTASKVLGITLTRRANGSAGDVPLAGFPFHAIDTYLPKLVRSGYRVAVCEQMENPKFAKGIVKREVIEVVTPGVAFSDKLLDHKKNNYVFAFCINDEIAGISFCDISTGEFFAYEVPVNEISQQVELIAPSEILYQKKDKDLISSILQKINLKLRLTKVDDWVFNIDFSNDILTAHFKTVNLKGFGIDNLYSGTVAAGIVLNYLQETQKVNLSHINKIGKYNPSDYMLLDFSTKRNLEIIFSMQDGSREGSLISILDKTETAMGGRMLKNWISAPLRKLQPILKRQECVEEFFNNKPIRYKIINELKEIGDLERLISKVCTAKANPREIVAVKTSLKKIPVIKELLSEFNSQVLVNLNQKLQPIEKLVDRIDKAVVDSPPLSLSDGGVISYGFSPELDELRDLSGNAKSWIANLQKTERERTNISSLKVSFNKVFGYYIEISNANKDKIPENYIRKQTLVNGERYITPELKNYEDKILNAEEKIADLEYQLFNEIRLEVAAEAEAIQQNARLIAMLDCYISLAESAEQYNYVKPELNESDEIEIIDGRHPVVERILKPGEKFNPNNCSLVNEDTQIILLTGPNMAGKSVYIRQVGLIVLLAQIGSFVPAKSARIGLVDKIFTRVGASDNITAGESTFLVEMQEAANILNNATNKSLILLDEIGRGTSTFDGISIAWAITEYLHENIAVAAKTLFATHYHELNEMATIFPRIKNFKVEVKEYGDKVIFLHKVSAGGADHSYGIQVAQMAGLPMFVTSRAKQILENLEGKELTPYEIKKAKLAKFKTHDETQFSLFEIKDDSIRKEISDMELDNLTPLQALNKLSELKKKVEKN from the coding sequence ATGTCAACCCCATTAATGGCTCAGTACCATAAAATTAAGGAAAATCATCCGGATACAATCCTTCTTTTCCGTGTGGGTGATTTCTTTGAAACCTTTGAAGAGGATGCTAAGACTGCTTCTAAGGTGCTGGGGATTACTTTAACCAGGCGAGCAAATGGTTCAGCAGGTGATGTACCACTTGCCGGCTTCCCGTTCCACGCGATTGATACCTATTTACCAAAATTGGTAAGGTCCGGTTATCGTGTTGCCGTTTGCGAGCAGATGGAAAATCCAAAGTTTGCCAAAGGAATTGTTAAACGGGAAGTTATTGAAGTTGTAACACCAGGTGTTGCTTTTTCCGATAAACTTTTAGATCATAAAAAAAATAATTATGTATTTGCTTTTTGCATTAACGATGAAATTGCCGGAATATCTTTCTGCGATATTTCTACCGGAGAGTTTTTTGCCTACGAAGTTCCAGTAAACGAAATAAGTCAGCAGGTAGAATTGATTGCTCCCTCAGAAATTCTTTATCAAAAAAAGGATAAGGATCTGATTTCTTCCATCCTGCAAAAGATAAATTTAAAGCTGCGTCTTACAAAAGTTGATGACTGGGTTTTCAATATAGATTTCAGCAACGATATTCTGACAGCTCATTTCAAAACAGTTAACCTGAAAGGATTTGGAATTGATAATCTTTACAGCGGAACCGTTGCGGCGGGAATTGTTCTAAACTACTTGCAGGAAACCCAAAAAGTAAATCTCTCTCACATAAATAAGATTGGAAAATACAATCCTTCTGATTATATGCTGCTTGATTTTTCCACCAAAAGAAATCTGGAAATAATTTTTTCTATGCAGGATGGCAGCAGAGAAGGCTCACTAATTTCAATTCTTGATAAAACAGAAACCGCAATGGGCGGCAGGATGCTAAAGAATTGGATAAGTGCCCCGCTTAGAAAACTCCAGCCAATTCTTAAACGCCAGGAATGTGTAGAAGAATTTTTTAATAACAAACCTATTCGTTACAAAATTATAAATGAGTTAAAAGAAATTGGTGATCTGGAAAGATTGATTTCCAAGGTCTGCACAGCTAAAGCAAATCCACGCGAGATTGTTGCAGTTAAAACATCACTAAAGAAAATTCCGGTAATTAAAGAGTTGCTTTCTGAATTTAACTCACAAGTTTTAGTAAATCTAAATCAAAAACTTCAACCGATAGAAAAATTAGTTGATAGAATTGATAAAGCAGTTGTCGATTCTCCACCACTCAGTCTTTCAGACGGCGGAGTAATAAGTTATGGATTCAGTCCTGAGCTTGATGAGCTGCGCGACTTGTCTGGCAATGCAAAAAGCTGGATAGCAAATTTGCAAAAGACAGAAAGAGAAAGAACAAATATCTCATCACTTAAAGTTAGCTTTAACAAAGTATTTGGTTATTACATTGAAATCAGCAATGCAAACAAAGACAAGATTCCTGAAAATTACATCCGCAAGCAAACTCTTGTTAATGGAGAAAGATATATAACTCCTGAGCTAAAGAATTACGAAGATAAAATTTTAAATGCAGAAGAAAAGATCGCCGATCTTGAGTATCAGTTATTTAATGAAATCCGGTTAGAAGTTGCTGCCGAAGCTGAAGCCATTCAACAGAATGCAAGGTTAATTGCGATGCTTGATTGCTACATCTCCTTAGCAGAAAGCGCCGAACAATATAATTACGTAAAACCGGAATTAAATGAATCGGATGAAATTGAAATCATCGATGGAAGGCATCCGGTTGTTGAAAGAATACTTAAACCCGGCGAAAAGTTTAATCCTAACAATTGCTCTCTTGTTAATGAGGATACACAAATAATTCTTCTTACCGGACCAAATATGGCAGGCAAGTCTGTTTATATCCGCCAGGTTGGGTTGATTGTTTTACTTGCTCAAATCGGCTCATTCGTTCCGGCAAAATCTGCGCGGATTGGTTTAGTAGATAAAATTTTTACACGTGTAGGAGCAAGCGATAACATTACTGCCGGTGAAAGTACTTTTCTTGTTGAGATGCAGGAAGCAGCAAACATATTGAACAATGCTACAAATAAAAGCCTGATCCTCCTTGATGAAATTGGCAGAGGCACAAGCACGTTTGATGGAATTTCTATTGCATGGGCAATTACAGAGTACCTTCACGAAAACATTGCTGTAGCGGCTAAAACATTGTTCGCAACGCACTACCATGAATTGAATGAGATGGCAACAATTTTTCCGCGCATCAAAAATTTTAAAGTTGAAGTGAAAGAATACGGCGATAAAGTCATTTTCCTTCATAAGGTTTCGGCCGGTGGTGCGGACCATAGCTACGGAATACAGGTTGCACAAATGGCTGGGCTGCCGATGTTTGTAACTTCCAGGGCAAAACAGATTTTGGAAAATCTTGAAGGAAAGGAATTAACTCCGTATGAAATAAAAAAAGCTAAGCTTGCAAAATTTAAAACTCATGATGAAACTCAGTTTAGTCTTTTTGAGATAAAAGATGATTCAATAAGAAAAGAAATTTCTGATATGGAATTGGATAATCTTACGCCATTGCAAGCATTAAACAAGCTAAGCGAGCTTAAGAAAAAAGTTGAGAAGAATTAG
- a CDS encoding FtsX-like permease family protein, with the protein MKIPLKYSIRNFKTRKLTTGITVVGIMLVVFVFAAVLMMAYGIQKTLIATGAKDNVIVTRKASNGEISSIIEGETQNVIRTLPHIAKSPDGKQIISAEPVVVINLDKFKGGLSNITVRGVSEPVTLLRPNVKLIDGRMFKFGVKELIVGESISKRFKGAQIGSQVRFAGDQWTVVGIFSSDGSGFDSEIWGDALQLLSSFNRGSAVSTLTLKLDKEENFENFRSAFIADRRLQQFEPKVERKFFEEQSEFMATFIRILGIFITIIFSFGSIIGAMITMYASVANRTVEIGTLRSLGFKRRSILAAFLMESFAIALLGGVLGLILASLLQFFSISTLNFQSFSELEFKFALSPSIIISSLIFSIFMGFLGGFLPSVRAARMNIVNALREG; encoded by the coding sequence ATGAAGATTCCTTTAAAATATTCAATTCGTAATTTTAAAACTCGTAAGCTTACAACTGGAATTACGGTTGTTGGTATTATGCTGGTAGTTTTTGTTTTCGCAGCTGTTTTAATGATGGCTTACGGTATTCAAAAAACTTTGATTGCGACTGGAGCTAAGGACAATGTGATTGTAACACGTAAAGCTTCTAATGGAGAAATAAGTAGCATAATTGAAGGTGAAACGCAGAATGTAATACGAACGTTGCCGCATATTGCAAAATCGCCAGATGGAAAGCAGATTATTTCTGCTGAGCCGGTTGTTGTTATCAACTTAGATAAATTTAAAGGCGGGTTAAGCAACATTACTGTTCGCGGAGTTTCGGAACCAGTTACACTTCTTCGTCCAAATGTTAAACTAATTGATGGCAGGATGTTTAAGTTTGGTGTTAAGGAATTGATTGTGGGTGAATCAATCTCCAAGCGATTTAAAGGTGCACAGATAGGAAGCCAGGTTCGATTTGCAGGAGATCAGTGGACTGTAGTTGGTATTTTTTCTTCAGATGGAAGCGGGTTCGATTCAGAAATTTGGGGCGATGCTCTTCAACTCCTTAGCTCCTTTAACCGTGGTAGTGCTGTCTCCACACTAACTTTAAAATTAGACAAAGAAGAAAATTTTGAAAACTTTAGAAGCGCTTTTATAGCTGATAGAAGACTTCAGCAATTTGAACCAAAGGTTGAACGAAAATTTTTTGAAGAACAATCTGAATTTATGGCAACATTCATAAGAATTCTGGGAATTTTCATTACCATAATTTTTAGCTTTGGTTCAATCATTGGAGCAATGATTACAATGTATGCTTCGGTAGCAAACAGAACCGTAGAAATTGGTACGCTCCGCTCTTTAGGTTTCAAAAGAAGAAGCATACTTGCAGCCTTCCTAATGGAATCATTTGCCATTGCTCTACTTGGTGGAGTATTGGGATTAATTTTAGCATCGTTGCTACAATTCTTCTCAATATCCACACTTAATTTTCAATCATTTTCCGAATTGGAATTTAAATTTGCGCTTTCGCCATCTATTATAATTTCATCCTTGATCTTTTCAATCTTTATGGGATTTCTTGGCGGCTTCCTGCCGTCTGTTCGTGCAGCAAGAATGAATATTGTAAATGCTTTACGCGAAGGATAA